CGAACCCTCGTCCGGCACGGTATAGGTACTCGGTGCGCTCGGGAAAGGCAGCCCTCATAGCAGTCAAGCCGGTCAGCACCCGTCCCGGCAAGCTGGGTGCCCCGGAGTCGGCTCCCACCAACTGCAGCACCGGCAGCCCCTCGGCTGTTCCGTAGGGCGCGATGAGCCCCTCATGCCGGCTCACCCAGTACTCCCGGTCGCCCACGCGGAGCGTAGCGAGAGGCTGGTCCTCCACCACCGATATGCGAACTCGGTTGGGCCAACCCAAAGTGACATGGGCCTCCACCACCCCGGGCACGCTCTCGACTCGGCGGGCCACTTCCTCG
The window above is part of the Anaerolineae bacterium genome. Proteins encoded here:
- a CDS encoding FtsQ-type POTRA domain-containing protein translates to MMVPRRRISLAYALLTWGGGRLASLLMLGLSLWALSVMHDSPLWRVEWVEVAGCSLVSPERVVAAGDLAEAWAVSLDPEEVARRVESVPGVVEAHVTLGWPNRVRISVVEDQPLATLRVGDREYWVSRHEGLIAPYGTAEGLPVLQLVGADSGAPSLPGRVLTGLTAMRAAFPERTEYLYRAGRGF